In Vulpes lagopus strain Blue_001 chromosome 15, ASM1834538v1, whole genome shotgun sequence, the sequence TGTTTTTCTCAAGCCTACTTTATACACTCACTTGCCTTTGTAGAATCTGGTGTTTTGCTTGCTATGGCCTATGATCGTtttattgccatttgcaaccccCTTAGATATAGCTCTATACTCACTAATAATCAAGTGCTGAAAATTGGGCTAGGAGTTCTGATGAGGGGGTTTATATCTGTTGTTCCTCCAATCTTACCCCTTTACTTTTTTCCCTATTGCCATTCCCACATCCTCTCACATGCATTCTGCCTTCACCAGGATGTCATCAAACTGGCCTGTGCTGATACCACCTTCAATCGCCTATATCCAGTTGTGCTTGTAGTCTTGATATTTGTGCTGGATTCTTTGATTATCCTCATCTCCTATGTGTTGATACTCAAGAGAGTCCTGAGTATTGCCTCCAAAGAAGAGAGGGCCAAGACCCTCAACACCTGTGTCTCCCATATCTGCTGTGTCCTGGTTTTCTATGTCACGG encodes:
- the LOC121476459 gene encoding olfactory receptor 51B5-like; amino-acid sequence: MWPNSSSSSFLLTGFPGLEAVHHWISTPFFFIYLSILLGNSILLLLIKEDHNLHEPMYYFLAMLAATDLGLTLTTMPTVLGVLWLDHREIGKVACFSQAYFIHSLAFVESGVLLAMAYDRFIAICNPLRYSSILTNNQVLKIGLGVLMRGFISVVPPILPLYFFPYCHSHILSHAFCLHQDVIKLACADTTFNRLYPVVLVVLIFVLDSLIILISYVLILKRVLSIASKEERAKTLNTCVSHICCVLVFYVTVIGLSLIHRFGKQVPHIVHLTMSYIYFIFPPLMNPIIYSVKTKQIQIGIFRLFTTHRIKV